Proteins encoded together in one Microbacterium sp. ABRD28 window:
- a CDS encoding FAD-dependent oxidoreductase has product MTADLLVAGGGVAGLVFARRAALAGHRVRLFEAESVFGGQVARQDVAGVALDAGAESFATRGGDGPGTVLALLAELGFADDIVAPAAGAPAWVQERSDRAFPLPAAGLLGIPTILDESLLPALGADGLARARQDATLPPDEGAKAETLGALVRTRMGDRVVDALVAPVVRGVHSTTPDALPIDSASPRLREEFRRTGSLAAAIASIRSTSPAGSQVAGVRGGVFRLVDALVADAAAHGAELITGAPVTAVADDGIEVGGRRLRGIPVLARPRRAPDPTRRITVVTLVVEAPAWRGAPRGTGVLVGPAAQNVRARALTHLTAKWPWIRQALGEREAVRLSYDGSADSDAVDAAVRDAQTLLGAPVDTLLDHTVRTWDRWGRAGTGDPALAVGEERAGTGLAAVVRHAEALATSLTVERASGQPSGERGRMEG; this is encoded by the coding sequence ATGACCGCTGACCTCCTCGTCGCCGGCGGCGGTGTCGCGGGCCTGGTCTTCGCAAGGCGGGCCGCGCTCGCCGGGCACCGGGTGCGGCTCTTCGAGGCAGAGAGCGTCTTCGGCGGGCAGGTGGCCAGGCAGGATGTCGCGGGCGTGGCCCTCGACGCCGGGGCGGAATCGTTCGCCACCCGCGGCGGTGACGGGCCCGGTACCGTCCTGGCGCTGCTGGCCGAACTCGGGTTCGCCGACGACATCGTCGCGCCGGCCGCGGGTGCACCCGCCTGGGTGCAGGAGCGGAGCGACCGCGCCTTCCCGCTCCCGGCAGCCGGGCTCCTCGGGATCCCCACGATCCTCGACGAGTCCCTGCTCCCGGCGCTCGGCGCGGACGGCCTCGCCCGCGCCCGCCAGGACGCGACCCTCCCGCCCGATGAGGGAGCGAAAGCCGAGACGCTCGGTGCGCTCGTGCGGACCCGCATGGGAGACCGTGTCGTCGATGCCCTCGTCGCCCCGGTCGTGCGGGGTGTCCATTCGACCACCCCCGACGCCCTGCCCATCGACAGTGCCTCGCCGCGCCTGCGCGAGGAGTTCCGCCGCACCGGTTCGCTCGCCGCGGCCATCGCCTCGATCCGGTCCACTTCGCCCGCCGGAAGTCAGGTCGCCGGGGTGCGCGGAGGGGTGTTCCGCCTGGTCGATGCCCTCGTGGCCGATGCCGCCGCGCACGGCGCCGAGCTCATCACCGGCGCCCCGGTGACCGCCGTCGCAGACGACGGTATCGAGGTCGGCGGACGCCGTCTCCGCGGCATCCCGGTCCTCGCCCGGCCGCGGCGGGCACCCGACCCCACTCGGCGGATCACCGTCGTCACCCTGGTCGTCGAAGCGCCCGCGTGGCGTGGCGCCCCGCGGGGGACCGGTGTGCTCGTGGGCCCCGCCGCGCAGAACGTGCGGGCGCGGGCCCTCACCCACCTCACCGCGAAGTGGCCGTGGATCCGACAGGCCCTCGGCGAGCGAGAGGCGGTGCGGCTGTCGTACGACGGCTCCGCCGATTCGGATGCCGTCGACGCGGCCGTCCGCGACGCCCAGACCCTGCTCGGGGCACCCGTCGACACGCTCCTCGACCACACCGTGCGCACGTGGGATCGCTGGGGCCGCGCGGGCACGGGCGACCCCGCCCTCGCCGTCGGCGAGGA